The window GGTCGACCGCCTGCGCTCCCATCGCTGGGGACAGTTCGGCCTGCTGGTCGTGGTCGCCTTCCTCGTGCTGGCGGTGTTCGCCCCGGTCGCCAGTCCGACCACCTACGAGGAGAACATCGAGGCCCCCTACTCCCACCAGCTACAGTACTTCGACGAGGACGCGGGCGCCGTCGAGACGACCACGATCGGCGACGCCAACCTCGGGTCGGCCTCCCGCGGCGGCGGCGACAGCAACGTCGGGCTGTGGAGCTACGACGACTTCGGGCGCTTCCACCCCGCCGGGACGCTGACGAACGGGAAGGACCTGTTCACCTTCCTCGCCTACGGGGCCCGGGTGTCGCTGTTCATCGGCGTCGGGTCGATGGCGCTGGCCGGCGTCCTGGCCGCCGCGCTGGCGCTGCTCACCGCCTACTACAAGGGCGTGGCCGACCTGGCGGTGATCCTCACGAGCGACTCCGTCCAGGCGATGCCGGCGCTGCTGTTGCTGATCCTCGCGTCCGTCGTGTTCCGCAACACCTGGATCGCCGGCCTCTACAACGGCGCCGTCCTGTTCATCCTCCTGTTCGCGCTGATCCGCTGGCCGGGGCTGTGGCGCGCGGTCCGCGGCCCCGCCCTGCAGGTGGCCGAGCAGGAGTGGATCGACGCGGCCAAGAGCTACGGGCAGCGACCCTTGGTCATCATGCGGAAGCACATGGCGCCGTACATCCTCGGGTACCTCCTGATCTACGCGTCGCTGACGCTGGGCGGGGTCATCATCTCCGTGGCCGCCCTCTCCTTCCTCGGACTGGGGATCACCGCCCCCACGCCCGAGTGGGGCCGCGCCATCGACATGGGCCAGCCCTACATCGCCAGCCAGTCCTGGCACATCTCGCTGATCCCGGGGGTCATGATCACGCTCGTCGTCACGGGCTTCAACGCCCTGGGCGACGGGATCCGCGACGCGATCGACCCCCAGAGCGAGGCCTCGGAGGGCGGTCGGACCGCCGCGGCCGCCGGAGGTGGCGGCGGATGAGCCGAGAGCGCGCGCCCGGAGACGGGACCGCGCGGGACGAGCCGCTGCTGTCGGTCGGCGACCTCCGGACGACCTTCACCGGCCGCGACGAGACCGTCCGGGCCGTCGACGGCGTCTCCTTCGACATCGAGGCCGGCGAGACGCTGGGCATCGTCGGCGAGTCCGGCTCGGGCAAGAGCGTCACCGCCCGCTCGATCATGGGTCTGGTCGACTCCCCCGGCGAAGTGCTCGAGGGGTCGTCGATCAGACTGGACGGCGAGGAGCTGACCGACCTCTCGGAGAAGCAGTACCGGTCGATCCGGGGCGGGCGCATCGCCATGGTGTTCCAGGACCCGCTCAGCTCGCTGAACCCCGTCTACACCGTCGGCAACCAGATCGTCGAGGCGCTGGAGCTACACCGCGACCTGAGCGGAGCGGCCGCCAAAGAGGAGGCCATCGAGCTCCTGCGGGCGGTCGGCATCCCCGACGCCGCCCGCCGGGTCGACGAGTACCCCCACCAGTTCTCCGGGGGCATGCGCCAGCGGGCCGTCATCGCGATGGCGCTGGCCTGCGAGCCCGAACTGCTGATCTGCGACGAGCCCACGACCGCGCTGGACGTCACCATCCAGGCCCAGATCCTCGAACTGCTGCAGGAGGTCCAGGCAGAGCGGGACGTGGCGATCATGTTCATCACCCACGACATGGGCGTCATCGCCGAGGTGGCCGACCGCGTGGCCGTCATGTACGCCGGCGAGATCGTCGAGCGCGGGCCGGTCGAGGAGATCTTCGCGGACCCGAAACACCCCTACACGCGGGGGCTCCTCCGGAGCATCCCCGGCCGGAACCCCGACGCCGACCGGCTCCCGACCATCGAGGGGGACGTGCCGACGCCGACGGAACCGGCCTCCTACTGCCGGTTCGCGCCGCGCTGTCCCGAGGCCTTCGGCGCCTGCGAGCACGTCCACCCCGCCCACGTCGAGGTCGGCGAGAGCGAGGACCACACCGCCGCGTGCCTGCTGTACCCCGAGGAGATGACCACCGAAGACGCCGTCAGCTACCACGAGGAGGTCGGTGACGAGCCCCGCCCCGACGAGACCGCGGTCGACGAGGAGACCGCAGTCGCCGGCGACGGGACCGAGGGCGGCGAGGCGTGGCCCGCCGACGAGCAGAGCTCGTCGAGCCCTCGTTCGTCTCCGACTCACGAGGACGCCGACGAGGGCGAGGCGCCGACCGAGGGCGCCGTCTCCGGGGACCACCCGACCGACGCTGATCCTGCAGAGACAGAGGAGGGCCGTGAATACGGCGACGCCGGCGGCCGGACCGGAGGTGAGGACCGATGAGCGAGCCCGTCGTCGACGCCGACCGCCGCGCGACCGGCGAGACGCTGATCGAGGTCGAGGGGCTCAGGAAGTACTACGAGGACTCCGGGCTGTTCGGCGGCGACCCGGTCAAGGCCGTCGACGGCGTCTCCTTCGAGATCGCCCGCGGCGAGACGTTCGGCCTCGTCGGCGAGTCCGGCTGCGGCAAGACGACGCTGGGCCGGACGCTGATCCAGCTCGAGACCGCCACCGGGGGGCGGATCTCCTTCGCCGGCACGGACGTCACCGACCTCCGCGGCGACGCCCTCACCGAGTGGCGGCGCAACGCCCAGATGGTGTTCCAGGACCCCGAGTCGAGTCTCAACGACCGGATGACCGTCGGCGAGATCGTCCGGGAGCCGCTGGACGTCCACGGCGTGGGGACGCCCCGCGAGCGCCGCCGGACGGTGCGGGACCTGCTCGACGAGGTCGGCCTTCAGGAGGAGCACTACTACCGCTACCCCCACCAGTTCTCCGGCGGACAACGCCAGCGGATCGGCATCGCCCGGGCGCTGGCGCTGGAGCCGGAGTTCGTCGTCCTCGACGAGCCCGTCTCCGCGCTGGACGTCTCCGTCCAGGCCCAGATCCTCAACCTGCTGGAGGACCTCCAGGACGAGTTCGGGCTGACCTACCTGTTCATCGCCCACGACCTGAGCGTCGTCCGGCACATCTGCGACCGCGTCGGCGTGATGTACCTCGGGAACCTCATGGAGGTCGGCCCCACGGAACAGCTGTTCGAGAGCCCGGCCAACCCCTACACCAGGGCGCTGCTGTCGGCGATCCCGGAGCCCGACCCGACCGACGAGAGCGAGCGGATCACGCTCCCCGGGTCGCCGCCGAGCCCCCGGGACCCCCCGCAGGGCTGCCCCTTCGCGACCCGCTGTCCCGTCCGGCTCCGCCCCGACAATATCGACGCCAGCGAGGCCGTCTGGGACCGGATCAGGGAGTTCCGCGACGTCGTCCGCGAGCGCTCCCGCGCCGAGCGGTCGCTCAGGGATCGCGTCAGAGAGCGGCTCGGGTTCGAGACCGCCCTCGCCGACGCCGACGCGCTCGTCGCGGAGACCTTCGACGACGTCGACGTCCCGCCGGAAGTCCGCCGTCACGTCGAGCAGGCCGCCGACTACCTCGACGAGGGAGAGCCCGACACCGCTCGCGAGTACCTCCGGGAGGCCTTCGGCGCCCGCTGCGACGTCGAGACGCCCGACTACTACGAGGTCGACGAGGGGCGCCTGAGCTTCTGTCACCTCCACGACCCCGAGCACGCCTCGCCGGGCGAGAAGCTCCGCGACCGCGGTTACGAGACCCACGATGGATGACCCCGCGGGGGCGGCGCTGGACGCAGCCGTCTACGCCGTCGCGGTGACCGCCGTCGCGACGCTGCTGGGCGGCGTCGCCGCTCTCCTGGCCGGCGGCGGCTGGATCCCCGTGAAGGTGACCCTCTTCCTCGTCGGCTTCGCGCTGTTCGGCTACGCCTCCATCGCGATGTGGCGCGCCGCCTCGCCCGACCCGGACGAGGGGCTCTCCGCGCGGGGCCACCGCGAGCCCACGCCCTTCGAGTCGGCGCTCGCGCGGGCCGTGCCCGCCGCCGACGGGGTCGTCCCCCACGACGACCGCCTCTCGCCGTCCGTGAAGCTGTTCGTCGCGAGCCTGCTCGTCCTCGGCGTCTCGCTCGCCATGGAGACCGTCTTCGGCGTCCGGTGACCCCACGCTTTACGGCG of the Halomicrobium salinisoli genome contains:
- a CDS encoding oligopeptide/dipeptide ABC transporter ATP-binding protein, producing MSEPVVDADRRATGETLIEVEGLRKYYEDSGLFGGDPVKAVDGVSFEIARGETFGLVGESGCGKTTLGRTLIQLETATGGRISFAGTDVTDLRGDALTEWRRNAQMVFQDPESSLNDRMTVGEIVREPLDVHGVGTPRERRRTVRDLLDEVGLQEEHYYRYPHQFSGGQRQRIGIARALALEPEFVVLDEPVSALDVSVQAQILNLLEDLQDEFGLTYLFIAHDLSVVRHICDRVGVMYLGNLMEVGPTEQLFESPANPYTRALLSAIPEPDPTDESERITLPGSPPSPRDPPQGCPFATRCPVRLRPDNIDASEAVWDRIREFRDVVRERSRAERSLRDRVRERLGFETALADADALVAETFDDVDVPPEVRRHVEQAADYLDEGEPDTAREYLREAFGARCDVETPDYYEVDEGRLSFCHLHDPEHASPGEKLRDRGYETHDG
- a CDS encoding ABC transporter permease, producing MNERDTRLDDEADRPLGDRVRAAPGPALVWLAGLALLVLLEAPFYLEGVFSAVSGALGALPGDPGADLAAGVSAAFAEVPHLLSRDLIPNRGYRDGSQWQGTFLGLEPMLAWLVRFVLVYAYVAVLLGWLWYGYVLFRRHYRAADWTPTDDVVDRLRSHRWGQFGLLVVVAFLVLAVFAPVASPTTYEENIEAPYSHQLQYFDEDAGAVETTTIGDANLGSASRGGGDSNVGLWSYDDFGRFHPAGTLTNGKDLFTFLAYGARVSLFIGVGSMALAGVLAAALALLTAYYKGVADLAVILTSDSVQAMPALLLLILASVVFRNTWIAGLYNGAVLFILLFALIRWPGLWRAVRGPALQVAEQEWIDAAKSYGQRPLVIMRKHMAPYILGYLLIYASLTLGGVIISVAALSFLGLGITAPTPEWGRAIDMGQPYIASQSWHISLIPGVMITLVVTGFNALGDGIRDAIDPQSEASEGGRTAAAAGGGGG
- a CDS encoding DUF7555 family protein, which encodes MDDPAGAALDAAVYAVAVTAVATLLGGVAALLAGGGWIPVKVTLFLVGFALFGYASIAMWRAASPDPDEGLSARGHREPTPFESALARAVPAADGVVPHDDRLSPSVKLFVASLLVLGVSLAMETVFGVR
- a CDS encoding ABC transporter ATP-binding protein, with translation MSRERAPGDGTARDEPLLSVGDLRTTFTGRDETVRAVDGVSFDIEAGETLGIVGESGSGKSVTARSIMGLVDSPGEVLEGSSIRLDGEELTDLSEKQYRSIRGGRIAMVFQDPLSSLNPVYTVGNQIVEALELHRDLSGAAAKEEAIELLRAVGIPDAARRVDEYPHQFSGGMRQRAVIAMALACEPELLICDEPTTALDVTIQAQILELLQEVQAERDVAIMFITHDMGVIAEVADRVAVMYAGEIVERGPVEEIFADPKHPYTRGLLRSIPGRNPDADRLPTIEGDVPTPTEPASYCRFAPRCPEAFGACEHVHPAHVEVGESEDHTAACLLYPEEMTTEDAVSYHEEVGDEPRPDETAVDEETAVAGDGTEGGEAWPADEQSSSSPRSSPTHEDADEGEAPTEGAVSGDHPTDADPAETEEGREYGDAGGRTGGEDR